In one Carettochelys insculpta isolate YL-2023 chromosome 6, ASM3395843v1, whole genome shotgun sequence genomic region, the following are encoded:
- the DCAF4 gene encoding DDB1- and CUL4-associated factor 4 isoform X2 — translation MKRNNWKSKENEEWSSRRQTCNLNYHRRRTHCSFTGRYEQEELWNSLNAGTSNSRSTSNVCHSSPAPELPGFYYDPEKNRYFRLLPGHNNYNPLTKESLQNKEMECKRLKLLEEEEKQKKKTSRAGLNSSLVLRKRQLGLLSSTNYCRLVHELKVNCMQRRKVEIQSPDSSVTGTNNFKLIVADAACERIFTVNDVEHGGCKYGIINLSGLGKDSLTVEMYDNLYFTNRKVNSVCWASLTHQDSHVLLCLMGIAETPGCASLLPASLFSNSNPGDQPGMLCSFKISTAWSCAWCLNPQADNCFSTGLMRRVLVTNAMTGHRQTFGTSSDVLAQQFAIQTPVLYNGCRSGEVFSIDIRQRSRRGHSWKAVRLFHDSAVTSVRLLQAEYYLMAADMAGKIKLWDLRAVKCVKQYEGHHNEHATLPLQINEEEGLVTAVGQDCYTRIWSLQDANLLRIIPSPHPASRDSIPSVVFSSRLGGSQGVPGLLMAVKQDLYHFSYNSDNPCYLQTRAMDSPVL, via the exons ATGAAAAGGAACAATTGGAAAAGTAAAGAAAATGAAGAGTGGAGCAGTCGCAGACAAACCTGCAATCTCAATTACCACAGAAGACGCACCCACTGTAGCTTTACTGGAAG GTATGAACAAGAGGAACTATGGAACTCACTGAATGCAGGCACCAGCAACAGCAGATCCACTTCCAACGTCTGTCATAGCTCTCCAGCGCCTG AGCTGCCAGGATTTTATTATGACCCAGAAAAGAACCGCTATTTCCGCCTGCTCCCTGGACATAATAACTACAATCCTCTCACTAAAGAGAGCCTCCAGAACAAGGAGATGGAGTGCAAGAGACTGAAGCTCTTAGAAGAGGaggaaaagcaaaagaaa AAAACATCCAGAGCTGGGTTGAACTCATCACTTGTCTTACGCAAGAGGCAGTTAGGTTTACTCAGCTCTACCAATTATTGTAG ATTGGTCCATGAGTTAAAGGTGAACTGCATGCAGAGGAGGAAGGTGGAGATTCAGAGCCCAGACTCCTCAGTTACTGGAACCAACAATTTTAAATTAATAGTG GCAGACGCGGCTTGTGAACGGATATTCACTGTGAATGATGTCGAGCATGGAGGGTGTAAATATGGCATCATCAACCTCAGTGGCTTAGGGAAGGACTCTCTCACTGTGGAGATGTACGACAACCTGTACTTCACAAACCGCAAG gtgAATTCTGTGTGCTGGGCATCGCTGACTCATCAGGATTCTCATGTTTT GCTGTGCCTCATGGGGATAGCAGAAACTCCAGGCTGTGCCAGTCTGCTTCCAGCATCCTTATTCAGCAACTCTAACCCAG GAGACCAGCCTGGAATGCTGTGCAGCTTCAAGATCTCCACTGCATGGTCCTGTGCTTGGTGCTTGAACCCTCAAGCTGATAATTGCTTCAGCACAG GTCTGATGCGGCGAGTCCTTGTGACCAATGCAATGACTGGTCATCGGCAGACATTTGGGACAAGCAGTGATGTACTGGCACAACAGTTTGCCATCCAg ACTCCAGTACTGTACAATGGCTGCCGTTCGGGGGAGGTTTTCAGCATTGATATTCGTCAGCGCAGCCGGAGGGGCCACAGCTGGAAAGCTGTCCGTCTCTTCCACGACTCAGCAGTCACATCTGTTCGCCTTCTCCAAGCTGAGTACTATCTTATGGCAGCGGACATGGCTGGAAAG ATAAAACTATGGGACCTGAGAGCAGTGAAGTGTGTGAAACAGTATGAGGGCCATCATAATGAACATGCTACTCTCCCTTTGCAAATAAATGAGGAGGAAGGTCTTGTTACAGCAG TTGGTCAGGATTGCTACACAAGAATCTGGAGTCTCCAAGATGCCAACCTACTCAGAATTATTCCCTCTCCTCACCCGGCCTCCAGGGACTCCATCCCAAGTGTGGTGTTTTCTTCAAGACTCGGAGGCAGCCAAGGAGTTCCTGGCCTGCTCATGGCAGTCAAGCAGGATCTCTACCACTTCTCCTACAACTCAGATAATCCATGTTATCTCCAGACGAGGGCTATGGATTCTCCAGTCCTCTAA
- the DCAF4 gene encoding DDB1- and CUL4-associated factor 4 isoform X1: MKRNNWKSKENEEWSSRRQTCNLNYHRRRTHCSFTGRYEQEELWNSLNAGTSNSRSTSNVCHSSPAPELPGFYYDPEKNRYFRLLPGHNNYNPLTKESLQNKEMECKRLKLLEEEEKQKKKTSRAGLNSSLVLRKRQLGLLSSTNYCRLVHELKVNCMQRRKVEIQSPDSSVTGTNNFKLIVADAACERIFTVNDVEHGGCKYGIINLSGLGKDSLTVEMYDNLYFTNRKSFSRLFFLAFPSMLRVNSVCWASLTHQDSHVLLCLMGIAETPGCASLLPASLFSNSNPGDQPGMLCSFKISTAWSCAWCLNPQADNCFSTGLMRRVLVTNAMTGHRQTFGTSSDVLAQQFAIQTPVLYNGCRSGEVFSIDIRQRSRRGHSWKAVRLFHDSAVTSVRLLQAEYYLMAADMAGKIKLWDLRAVKCVKQYEGHHNEHATLPLQINEEEGLVTAVGQDCYTRIWSLQDANLLRIIPSPHPASRDSIPSVVFSSRLGGSQGVPGLLMAVKQDLYHFSYNSDNPCYLQTRAMDSPVL; the protein is encoded by the exons ATGAAAAGGAACAATTGGAAAAGTAAAGAAAATGAAGAGTGGAGCAGTCGCAGACAAACCTGCAATCTCAATTACCACAGAAGACGCACCCACTGTAGCTTTACTGGAAG GTATGAACAAGAGGAACTATGGAACTCACTGAATGCAGGCACCAGCAACAGCAGATCCACTTCCAACGTCTGTCATAGCTCTCCAGCGCCTG AGCTGCCAGGATTTTATTATGACCCAGAAAAGAACCGCTATTTCCGCCTGCTCCCTGGACATAATAACTACAATCCTCTCACTAAAGAGAGCCTCCAGAACAAGGAGATGGAGTGCAAGAGACTGAAGCTCTTAGAAGAGGaggaaaagcaaaagaaa AAAACATCCAGAGCTGGGTTGAACTCATCACTTGTCTTACGCAAGAGGCAGTTAGGTTTACTCAGCTCTACCAATTATTGTAG ATTGGTCCATGAGTTAAAGGTGAACTGCATGCAGAGGAGGAAGGTGGAGATTCAGAGCCCAGACTCCTCAGTTACTGGAACCAACAATTTTAAATTAATAGTG GCAGACGCGGCTTGTGAACGGATATTCACTGTGAATGATGTCGAGCATGGAGGGTGTAAATATGGCATCATCAACCTCAGTGGCTTAGGGAAGGACTCTCTCACTGTGGAGATGTACGACAACCTGTACTTCACAAACCGCAAG tcattttccaggctgtttttcTTGGCATTTCCCAGTATGCTAAGG gtgAATTCTGTGTGCTGGGCATCGCTGACTCATCAGGATTCTCATGTTTT GCTGTGCCTCATGGGGATAGCAGAAACTCCAGGCTGTGCCAGTCTGCTTCCAGCATCCTTATTCAGCAACTCTAACCCAG GAGACCAGCCTGGAATGCTGTGCAGCTTCAAGATCTCCACTGCATGGTCCTGTGCTTGGTGCTTGAACCCTCAAGCTGATAATTGCTTCAGCACAG GTCTGATGCGGCGAGTCCTTGTGACCAATGCAATGACTGGTCATCGGCAGACATTTGGGACAAGCAGTGATGTACTGGCACAACAGTTTGCCATCCAg ACTCCAGTACTGTACAATGGCTGCCGTTCGGGGGAGGTTTTCAGCATTGATATTCGTCAGCGCAGCCGGAGGGGCCACAGCTGGAAAGCTGTCCGTCTCTTCCACGACTCAGCAGTCACATCTGTTCGCCTTCTCCAAGCTGAGTACTATCTTATGGCAGCGGACATGGCTGGAAAG ATAAAACTATGGGACCTGAGAGCAGTGAAGTGTGTGAAACAGTATGAGGGCCATCATAATGAACATGCTACTCTCCCTTTGCAAATAAATGAGGAGGAAGGTCTTGTTACAGCAG TTGGTCAGGATTGCTACACAAGAATCTGGAGTCTCCAAGATGCCAACCTACTCAGAATTATTCCCTCTCCTCACCCGGCCTCCAGGGACTCCATCCCAAGTGTGGTGTTTTCTTCAAGACTCGGAGGCAGCCAAGGAGTTCCTGGCCTGCTCATGGCAGTCAAGCAGGATCTCTACCACTTCTCCTACAACTCAGATAATCCATGTTATCTCCAGACGAGGGCTATGGATTCTCCAGTCCTCTAA